CGGCACAGCTGCCGCCTTGACGTTTGCCTTGACATTGGGATTCATGTTCATGAATGAATAAATATGCCATGACAGCGCATAGCTTCGCGATATCACACAGCCGACAGAATTCGAATGAAATATGCACGAATTGAAAGTAGCACATTTCTACCGCATACCACTATATCTCAATCGAAAACATGTCTACTATTGCTTGATAGCTGCAAAGCCTGTTTGTAGATCCTCGATCAAATCCTCATAATCTTCAATCCCCACGGAGAAACGCACGAGGCTGGCTGTGATACCCAGTTTTTCAAGACTTTCTTTGGGTATTGACTACACGACGTGATTAGTCCTTTGACCGTGCCGTCCCTTTGACCGTGCCAATCAAGCGTTCTTGCTACTCACCGCATGCGTCATTCCCAATGGCACTTCAATCAAACTCTCAACCCCTCCCAAACTCTCAGCTAAGCTGATGACGTTCAGAGAAGTGCAGAATTTCTCGGCTTGCTCGAGAGTTCCATCTTTCAGAGTAAAAGTCACAACGCCCCCGAAGGGGATGCCCAGGGTACGAACGTACGCAAGCGAGTTTTCTTTGAGGTTTTTAGTCTCCCCGGCAGATGGTGCAGCCCAAGGGAATTCCCAACCTAAGAATTCTAACTCTCTTTTCAGGTTCTCTGACAATAAAGGCCTGATCTGCGAGAAACCTCGGTCTTCCTTGTATCCAGGATAACGCACTTCACTGACTTGAGGTTGATTGTCTAAGAACGCAGCGATTCTGAGGGCATTTACACCGTGCTTGATCATCCGAGTGCTAAGGGTCTTGAGACTTCGAATCATGAGATGACAGTCATAAGGGGAAGGACATGCACCCATTGAATTTTGAAGGAATCGCAAAGCTTTTATTAACTCTGGTCGAAAACGAGCTGTTTGAGGTGAAACAGTGACGGAGCCCAGAATGATATCGGAATGACCTGACGAATACTTGGACAGGGATGAATAGGCAATGTCGGCCAGCGGCGTGGACTCGGGGTTGGCGCCAACAAGTGGGGTGAAGTTGAAAGATGACAAGAAAGTAGTGTCGACTAGAATCAAAGGACGATGTTCCTCAGGAAGGCTCTTGACGATAGAGGATATCAATGGGAGAGGGTGGACCAACAGAGTTGGATTGGTCGGAATTTCCAGCCAGACGAGCTGTaaaatgaagaaagttAGTGCATACTAGACATGTCACTCTTCAATTTCCACCCACCCTGGTATCTGGACGGATGGCAGCTCTGataccttcttcaccagCTTCTATCATATCCAGATAGGTGATATCGAGCCCGGTAGGGCGAGCCACTCGAGAGAAATATCTGGCGGTTCCACCATACTGCGTTTGTTGGTCAATTCGTCAGGAGCACTCCCCAATGAAAATTACTCACAACATCATTGACAGCCAGAATGtgtccaccaccaccattaCCATCGGCTCCCCCGGctcccccttccttcttggtcAGAGTCACCCAATGAGCTATTGCGGCTGTAGCCGCCGATCCTGAAGAGAACACAAAGCTCTCTCCTTGGGCATCAGACAGAGGGGCGGTCTCTAAAGAGGTTAAAAGCTGCTCGAGGGAGGAGCGAGTTGGGTTTCCGCTTCGAGAGTAGTCAAATCCCTATCATCCACCGTTCCCGGTCAGTTTGACGGAAGGCTCTGAAGCTTGACATGAAATATACGCAAAGAACTCACTCGAGTCTTATTGATACCATCCTGCTTGAAAGTCGTGGCAACACTGAGACTAGGAACCACAGCACCAGTCGAAGGGTCAGGTTCTGAGCCGATGTGGATAGCTCGCGTAGCGAACTGGTGATAGGACATGGTGCAATCGAGTGGATATGAACCTATGGAGATAATGTGAAGAGGGCAAGAATATGTCAGTTAAGTTTGAAGAGCGTATATGCACACGGAGATGCCTGATTGCAGATACGGATAGATGAATCGAATGAGCGAGGACAAACCGCGTTGCATATATACCGTCAAATGCTTGTCAACCGGATACATTTAAGACATGTGTGTGTTTCTCCGATCTTTATTCAAAGAAGCCAGATGGTCACCAGACCCTGTGCAATTGCATCGGACTAGGTCGATGGCGCCATCTTCTGTCACAGAGGTCGCATATCATTCCGGCAGGGCAAACGACAGATGATGTCgaaggcagaggaagaagtggaggtgATGATACCGTAACGGCCAATGCCGAAGCCACGCGACCCAGCACAATTTAGCCGGGAAGCCGGCTCGTCGACGAGTCTGCTTCCGCCTTCGgttactcttcttcttacaTCTCACGTTTTAGTCTCTGTTGGtttcatttctttctttgaTTCAGCTGCCAATTCCGGCCTCGAAGAAATAGTTATGTAGTATTTAGATATGCCTTATCTCATAACAGACAGCACCCATACGTAACCAATGAGAACGAAATCAAATCGCAAAAAAGGATAAGTAAGAGTAAGACAAGATGTGCGTGGTGTGGCGCTCATGAGTTGAATGATGGTGGTCGAAACGTTGCATCCTGACAAGGTCACGCAAAAAAGGGTCCATTTAAGTTATGTTACAGTTGCTACAAATCGGATAATGTTTAATAGTTATATAGCAGGGCCACCCGCTTCCCAATTATTACACATAACTTTCTCCTCGGTCTTCGTGTACTTCCTGCTCGACACGGATTCGGATCTCGGTTGGTATGTTGTTCTCTTTGACTTGGACAGCAATAGGTGAAGTGAAGTTCTCCAACTGGTAACATAGCATATTAGTCTCTGACTCACGACTTTGCGAATAGAAGGAATGTGCTTACTACATTGGGAACACCCAAGCCCGAATCTCTCTTCAACTCCCAATTCATTTCCTTCGAAGTTAGAGGTTCTTCAGAGCTATACATCTTGGGGTCATTAAGATTGTATGGGTGTTCACCCTGCATATCCTTGGTGGGCATCTCATCATTATCCCACTGTCCTCCTTCGCGAAGTAAAGACATGAGAGCTACCCCACTTGCGAGCTGAGCGTGCTCGTTATTGATCGCATTGCGCTGAGCGCCAACCATGATGTTGTTACGCTGGCTGCCTTCTGGGGACCAGTTTCGAGGGAGGTAGAGTATGACGGAGATAATGAGcatgaaaaagaaggatcCGAATAACATTTGGGACAGAAGGTCTGTTGGATTAAATAAGCACAGATGACAACGAGAGAGTTACTTTGGAAATTTGCTCACCGCTTGCAAGACTGTAGAATAGCAAGTTACCAGTCAGCTTTGGCACGTAGTTGAAGGTAATGAATGTCTGCTCACGGACTTCTCGCAATCAACTGCCTCGCAGTCAACCCGTCAATGCCAAGAATGATCATTCCTGACGAATATAAGAATCGGAAGAAAGTTCGGATCTTGTTCGCCTCTTTGAGTGGAATGAGCAGATATCGATAcgtgggagaagatggattACCATGATAAAAGTGAAGTCGAGATCTGACTTCTGGTCCGGCACCTGAAGCTTTCTACGTTCGGATCAGATTTTGTGTCGAATATTTCGATGGGATGGACTTACGACGTTATCCAAAAAATCTGGGAACTTCCAGATAACCACGGAAGCAGCGCATAAAACCCTATGGTCGTCATTCAGGAACAGCACGACCATACGGAAGCTCTAATATGATACTCACGCGAACTCGATAATACCATCAACAGCCATAACCGTAGCCATCTGCCGGTTCATGTTCAATTTTCCTCTATGAATCCATGCGATACCACTCTGAAGTGCTGTTGAAACGATACTGATCACGATCCAGGCgtagaagaaagatgaatTGAGCCAAGAACGAGCGGAACTGGGTTGTCGCACAGCTCGCATGAGGTGGTACCAGTAAAGGCCTTCCTCAGCATTCAGCGAAGTCTGAAGACTGAAAGCGACTGATGAAAACCGTCATCAATAGAGCGTTTAGGTGGTCAAACGCTTGTTCGAGTGCCTACCGTTGAATATGATTGTGAAGACAGTGCTGAAGTTGACATATTTTTGACTAAACATTTCCGTCGGATACGGTATAGCTCCATATTCTTCTGTATATATCCATCCCAGTTTATATTTTATGTAACACCATCCAGCCCCCCAGGTAAAAAGACAGCAGGTGGATGACATTAGCATCCACTGTATTTTGATTAGCATCGTGACTTCCTTTGGAATGCTGCTACCATTGACAGATGATAGCTCACGGTCAAAAGAACTCTGAAccactctttcttctttggtaGGAGGCATTTGCACTTATCAAATTTATATGTATGGTGGACAGAGATGATTAATGCCTTCATTTCGCAAATGAATCAGCAATATGCCGGGGAAAGGCTCAGTAGAAATGCGAAGAAATGACTGACCGATGCGCCGAGGACAGAAACTAAGGACATACTCGTGTCGTTTGTTGTCGCCATGGTGAGAATGTCGTCTTGGAAGAAAGCAAAGAGCTATGAATGGTAAGGTAGAGGCGTCAATAGCAGACCTCTGTGCAAATAAGAGAACTGAGAAGTGATTGAGATGTAAGATCAACGTCTCGTCTGTCATTGGATTCATTTTCGATATATATGCTTGTGAATCAGGATCATTCCAAGAGTCAGGCCTCTGCCTTGAGAGGccaaagatggaaaggtACGACCATTCAATAATCAGAGGAATGAGACATCACCGAATGCCGAATGATCAGCGGACAGTGGACAACACTCACTGCAAATTCGATCCACACAATCAATAGTCAAAGGCCATAAAAAGGTCCCTGGGAGACGAAAGGATCCTTAGCCGGTAGGGGAGAGCCCgaaaacgaaagaagaaggacgaaggACGTTTGCTTCCCACAAAGGACCATCACGATAAAAGCGATCCATCAACAAACAGCTACAAATATCGTGAAACGGCATCTTCCTTTGCTTACATATATACCCAAAGCGCCCATAATCGTCCCAGACCGCAGGTGAAGAATGCGCTCACAATAGACTTTTACGCTTTGTTACCCCATGAATCATTAAAATACTACGGTCCTTGAGGCAGAGAAGACGATCTAAAGGGACGGGCACGggctgcttcttctcccctttAATTCTCAATTtatcgatgaagatgatgtggtCGTGGGTATGCGTGCATTGATTATGCACCTTGTGTGTCGCATCTGGTTGTGTATTTTTGTGGGATTGTATGATTTGATATAGTGTTCATGTGATTCTTCATCGTTGAGTTTGTGAAAGCTGGTCAGTATGCAGCAACCGTAATTGGGTCTCACGCCGACGAGGCCCGTGTAGCACGGCCAAAAGCTACATATATACATTATAATTCAGCAGTCGTACGTACCGTTGGGATGCGCTAGTATTGAAGGCGTTTGCTTATCATATCTCTCTATGCAGAACTGGCTGAAGAGATGCCTGACGACGGACGAGAAGGTGACACCCacggagaagaaaaaaaaaagcataCGTAGCGAATTATACGGTAGGCGGCACGGCGGAGCGAACCATATCCGGGATGAACCGTCCCTCCACCGCCCAGGCGCTTACCGCTTCCACCGCCGGTGCCTACGACATTTCGATTCTGTCTATCCATCCACACTGACCAGATCGACCCACAACCCACTCAGCTGCAAGAAACGACCGCTAGATGTCAACCAAACCAAAGCCCGAACTGATTGAGCAGCTAAAGGCACTCGGGATCTCTGAACGGACCGCATACTTTGCATTATCTGTGAGTGTGGGCGGGTAAATGTTGTCACGCGAGAGAAGCCTCTTCCATGGATTAAGAGGAGTGTAGTAATGTGCTAACATTTTATCTGGAAATTTAGAAAACAAAAAATGATATTTCGAAAGCCGCTGACTACGGTGAGTGTATATGGCTGTGCTCTGCGGTACCTTGCGAAAGGATGCCTCGTTGCACGTTCATAAACAGATGAACGGCTGCTGACTGTTCTCTGTTTTTCCTCAACgactctcctcttcgacgccttcaactcttcccttcgccacctcttccttgccctGCGCCCGTTCCCATGGCCCCTTTACACCGCTCATTCTCACTCCCTGTCTCCCTCTCAAACCCCGTCTCTCGTCTAAAAGCCCTAAGCGGCGCAGCGGGCAAAGACGAGGTAAGTGCTATGTATACAAAGGGCAAGCATTTTTCCAAGTCTGTTTATGCCATCCCGGTTCCTTTATGACGAAAACAATGGACTTGAAGGCGGTTTGTAGGATTCGAGGCGCCTGATTGGGACATCGAAACCATCTTATGGTACAGCAAAAGTGGTTGAGTTTCCAAGAGTTGTTAAGATGTGATGAAACATCAACTCCAGCATGTTTTGCCCCATGGTTTAGTTGATCTTCGCCCATCCTCATCGGATTCGGGCATTATTAGCGGATTTCGGCTCAGACTTGGATAACGCTTGCCCCTTGATCCCTTATCACTTTTCCGGCTTTGAAAGCTGACCACCATTTTGTAGGTGAGCAACAAACCAGAACAAATTCAGTCTCCTGAGGAACCTAGCTCGTCCTCTCGACGTCCGTCCTTGGCCTCACTCAGAAGGTTCTCTTCCAATGCCTCTGAGGCCACTACGCTTGAGAGCAATGTGTCCAAAGTACCACCTAGCAAAAAAAATTCCCCATCATTGGGATCTCTAACGCTATGGGGTGGACGGCGCAAAAAGCTTGATAGTGCTACGGTTGGAGAGGACCAAGGTCTTGCTCTCAAGAATGTGGATGCTAacgaggacgagaaagagagaggacgGAGGCAGAAGAAATCGAGTTCCAAATGCGTTCTAATACCAGAAAATGAAAATGAGCTGACGCAGACTGTtcctccaccccttccatccaATACCTATCCTCCTTCAAAATCTAACCCA
This Cryptococcus neoformans var. neoformans JEC21 chromosome 14 sequence DNA region includes the following protein-coding sequences:
- a CDS encoding cystathionine gamma-lyase, putative, coding for MSYHQFATRAIHIGSEPDPSTGAVVPSLSVATTFKQDGINKTRGFDYSRSGNPTRSSLEQLLTSLETAPLSDAQGESFVFSSGSAATAAIAHWVTLTKKEGGAGGADGNGGGGHILAVNDVYGGTARYFSRVARPTGLDITYLDMIEAGEEGIRAAIRPDTRLVWLEIPTNPTLLVHPLPLISSIVKSLPEEHRPLILVDTTFLSSFNFTPLVGANPESTPLADIAYSSLSKYSSGHSDIILGSVTVSPQTARFRPELIKALRFLQNSMGACPSPYDCHLMIRSLKTLSTRMIKHGVNALRIAAFLDNQPQVSEVRYPGYKEDRGFSQIRPLLSENLKRELEFLGWEFPWAAPSAGETKNLKENSLAYVRTLGIPFGGVVTFTLKDGTLEQAEKFCTSLNVISLAESLGGVESLIEVPLGMTHASIPKESLEKLGITASLVRFSVGIEDYEDLIEDLQTGFAAIKQ
- a CDS encoding expressed protein, translated to MATTNDTSMSLVSVLGASALIISVHHTYKFDKCKCLLPKKKEWFRVLLTWMLMSSTCCLFTWGAGWCYIKYKLGWIYTEEYGAIPYPTEMFSQKYVNFSTVFTIIFNVAFSLQTSLNAEEGLYWYHLMRAVRQPSSARSWLNSSFFYAWIVISIVSTALQSGIAWIHRGKLNMNRQMATVMAVDGIIEFAVLCAASVVIWKFPDFLDNVKASGAGPEVRSRLHFYHEANKIRTFFRFLYSSGMIILGIDGLTARQLIARSPLASDLLSQMLFGSFFFMLIISVILYLPRNWSPEGSQRNNIMVGAQRNAINNEHAQLASGVALMSLLREGGQWDNDEMPTKDMQGEHPYNLNDPKMYSSEEPLTSKEMNWELKRDSGLGVPNVLENFTSPIAVQVKENNIPTEIRIRVEQEVHEDRGESYV